In Plasmodium chabaudi chabaudi strain AS genome assembly, chromosome: 9, the sequence ttttttaaatcgttCATTGAATATGATTTTTCTTTAACAcatatccatttttatgttacAATAAGTCTACAAAATGGGATATTCATCccttaaaattttaaaacactAATAAGTTGCAAACCGAATTCAACAAACACCTATCCATATATTccttcatatatatatgtcaaATTATACATCCTTTGCAATtcctatttattttttgcaattCGAATATATGTCTTATTTTGTTTCGAACGAATcgaaacatttttatttgcattaacaaaataaaaacattcaTACAGAAAGGTGTGtgaatgtatatatataaatgacaCGCATTTAGAAATGTAGGATTAAACAAATTACGCTAGATATATCGAATATGaagatttatttaatttcgTATGTCTTCCCTCTCAtggtatatttattatatacctTGTTAAAGGATCAAAGTGGGTTTTCACAATATAACGACTACttaatttcaaaaataaacgatgcattattatattttaatatatatgaaataaaatttccaAGTAGCtatacaaataatgaaaaaattctGGGACTACATATTCGAGACATTGAAGAAGATTCTCGTGTAGCATAcgaaatattaaaagaactaacacaaaaaaattattttcgaATATTTAAAGTTAATTTACATATTCCTTGTAAACTTCAAAAGATTAGCGAAAAATGTAATgagaaaacaaaatgtaGTGTTTGTGAATGTACCGAAGATGAAATACCTTACAATTTTCGAACCAATGAAGTTGAAATTATACATGATCAATATGCTCAGGAAGATTTAAAACAAACATTTATAGCtagtaaattatataaagatatattagGAACATATGATCCTTCCGATGAAGGCTTTTTATCTTACGttgatttaatttataactCTCCTTCCTATACCGCCTACGAAGGGAAAAGCATATGGTACTTACCCACTCACCCTTTTTACAATAACaaactattattttatgtacccatgcatatatatgttacattgttttatttcctttctTTATAGGAATCGAATATATTTAGAGAACTGCTTTCAGAACGGAGAAAACACATGCACagaaatgaataatttttataaaataatatcagGAATGCAATCATGTATTGCAGCTTTATCTTcggaatattattatttaaaaaatgattttgtTTTTGGTGATATGTATACAGATAATACAATTAAAAAccattatattaaaaaaatagattatgattataatatatcgTTTTTTAAAGATAAATTAGCTTTATATCCTGATCGAATTGAAaacttatattttacttttgCAATATTATTACGAGCCTTATGTCGATTGAAACCTCTTTTTAGTCAGTGCAAATGCAATTCAGGTAGGGCTCAAAATtctgaaaattatttgaaaatgttCCCATAATTATACAATACAAGACAAGACACTTTCCACacatttccatttttcatttcccATTTTAGGCATTAAAGAAAACGACAAAGATGCATTCAAActtttaaatgaatttcTCGAAAAACAGTATCACTCATGCTCTTCAGAGGAATTTCTTGAGCCTATATTTCCAAATCATGGAAAAGAAATCTTATCAAAGTTTATGAACATAACAAGCATCTTAGATTGTGTTCCATGCATTAAATGCAAACTACatggaaaattaaaaacaacAGCTTTGCAAATAGCTTTAGTGGTATGAACACAAAACAAAGCACAATCATAAATCCATTTTTCTACACATTATAATGCTAGCAAATTTCAATACgtttcaaaattttcactttcttttttcccATTTTATAGGAAGGAGTAGGGCATGAGCATATTGGCTCCCTTGAAAGAAATGAAGCAACTGCTTTAATAAATGCTATCTACCATTTTGCTGATGCAATCTTAATTATCAAAAAGTAAGTTCTAAAACGGATGATACGGATTGCATAAGTCGCCcatttttgcatattttccGCACATGTCACATTTTCACATGCCATATTTTCACTCTTTTGGTGCAGGTTTGAAGAGCGACTGAAATTGAAGAAAACgctatttatgttttatgtAGTATCCGTTACGTTGTTCATACTTTTAGTGGTGGTCTCGGTTATTTACATAACCATACGAACTCgccacaaaaaaaaaattaaagctgcaaaaaaaaatgcataaacCCATAAATTTTCCTACGCGTATGGAGGGCTAATTCGCGTTGTCTACATGTGCTACTATATGTTATGCATACACATGTTTATTTATCTGCCTATTTATCTGCCTATCTATCTGCATATCTATTACCTACCTATTACCTACCTATTACCTACCTATCTATTTACTTACTTCGTTACCCATTCTACCCTTGATATttctttgttttatttcatacTGCATTGCATGACtcgttaaaaaaataaaattttaagaaaTAGGTGTGGGCAATTTCCTGTTTagttattaatattttactttttttgaaacattttttcataattatataatttgctttttttcgaactaaaaatttttaaaccataaaaatggtataacataaattaattatgtacaacaagtttgaaaaaattttgaaaaatgagaaaatacaaatttggGGCATCACGtgattcatataaaaaatgaataggCGGTGACAAAATCATTCTAATTGTAGTAAACACAAAaggtgtaaaaaaaaaaaataaaataaacgaaCATATGCAGGTGTAAATAAGCAAATGTATGCCCCACACTCTTTTGGCTAGCACTTTTTGTGAATTTCAATGTCCCCGTTTAAGTTCGTAAACATGATGTGACTACAAACTGATTGCTCATCCAATGGATTTGTATTTTCGGAATCTCCAAGAGAATTGAAAttcgaattaaaaaaatttatataagtcGGATTAGAAATCGAACaagtattatttaaaacatttaatCTAGATGCTACATCATTatctaaaaaatttatagaaaATCTAATAGGTTCAAAAAGAATTTTTCCTACAGAATTAACTGTACATAGATGTTGTTTATATGATGATGCTATCacaattttatcattataatcttgtttcaaattattatttattgcaTCTGAAAATTTGTTTACCCACTTCTCTGCTCttatatcataaaaatataaacttttattttcatcaagacataaaatattgttatcATTAACTAAAGAAgaatatacaatattacATGATCTATTTGAAAATAcataattcatatttttttttatttttttttcaaataaatgttGAGAATGTGTATagcttttatttatataatctaAATGGCTATCTCCATTAGTGTGACTATTATCAAATatcaaatttttcatattttttttcacctttttttttaaattaatatcataatttttatcttcaTATTCATTAACAAGAGGATCAAATTTGTTGTAGtcatgtaaaaaattatttgaaaatggCATAGATAAAATGTTTCCAAAACTGAttccatttattatattatttatataattttttttattacggCTAGTTGgagttataaattttttaaaaaattggcTAGAATTATTAACATTGCTTAGAACATTTTTAGGAGGCATTCtaatatcaaataaatttatttcatccgatcttgtaaataataatttattttttaattcgatattttttattgaagtattaaaattatcataagTTTGTATTActtcaaaattattttctacatCTATTAATTGTATTGTTTCATCATAAGATCCAGTTgccaaataattattattataactcATACAGCTAATAGTAtcattatgtattttttttttaattaatttattataaacattttcattatttccaatttgtgtaatatttttactatccccttcttcattttcacctatacaatatttataattaaaaacgTCATCAAACGATGAACAGACTGAACTTCCATCACAACTATCCTCATCGTTGTCATCCTTAGAGAGACTACCTAAATCGGAATCTGCATTTTTacttgaatttttatttttccctTTCATAGTGTCCTGTTTATTACTATCcaccttttttataacactTTGcgtattcataaaaattagatttccatttattgtccccataataaaatttgtatttatattcgtTAGACAAGAAAATGTTTCATCACACAATTTTAaagatattaaatttttattatttttatttttagaatttaataaatcataccaatcaataattttaacaaaCCCATTATcacaaataaaacaaatattattattatcattagaACATACACCTTTTATATTACATGGTATATTATCTACTTTTTCTAACTtccataaatatgttttaaaataatttgaataattatttgtttttttcttttcatcaaatttattatcaatCGAATATTCATCAATAGTTGTAACACCATCACGATTTTGTATATGTAGATTATCATCACTCTCTTCACTCTTATCtgaattttcatcattatctGAATTGTATATCTCACTATTTTCGACACTATAATCTTGATTGGAATTATCTACACTATCACAATTTGATGATCGTctttttttcgattttttcttttgatAATAAACATCCTCTAAGAGTTCTATAATAACTGGTGAATAATACCatggaaaattatttatatttttatttatatcaaagGATATAttggattttttttgtatatggCTTTCTTTAAATAGTTGATAAGGGCATTGACCAAACTCATGCAATTGAGTTTTCAAAGCTTTTGAAGACATCGAAGTGATTAatgattttatttgatgtttaaaattattttcaacatTATTATCTTCTTCATATTGTTCTGCATGAGGATGTAATGATAGTAACTGTTTTTGTAAACCTGttatatttgattttattttttcaaatccacttgtattattttgatttacttctttataatttttataattcgtagataatttttcatacaAAATggcatgcatatatgttagcggatgaaataaatttatgttatCTCTAGCAACTTGAcctttttgtttatatccAAATATTAGGTTAATCCATTCATGTAGATTCTTATTAACATAATTACTTTCCATTGCATTCTTCataattgttaaaaaatcatttgCATTCTTACACCAATTAGGTAATATAACATCCTCTAAATTCCCTTCATTGGTTTGAATACTTAAAtagttttttaaaaaattttcattattttcatataactCAGGTATTAATTCTATAAAAGATGAATTCGCATTTAATGCTGTATTAAATGTCGTTTCAACAGATACAAACATTCGTGATAGAGTATCAAATTTTCCACtttgtaattttaattGACATTCGGGATATAttcttattaaaaaatatacaacatATGCCAAAGTAGAATAATGAGatccaaaaaaatattcatggtcatgcattttttcaattaacGAATTTAATCGACTCTCATTTAAACATCCAACTGGTTTTGTTAAATCTCTATAAaccttttcattatttaaatctatttttttacttgaATAGTCAGATAAAATCCATGGAAAAACTGGATATTGAGAAAAATCTTTTCTACTTCTACCAGatatacaatttaaaaaatcaatatattcataatttgtAATGAATCCATTTGCCCATTTATCCATAACTAGATGTAAAAATTGTGGATTATCatcaataaataaacattcaggttttatattttttaacacaTTTAACATTATCTGTCTTTCATTATAACTTACAAATTCGACATATAaagatttatattttttacttggatgatcaaatattatttctaaTGAATTTGGTTTCATTGTtataattcttttaaacacatgtaatattttttctattccccatttcttttctttcttatttgtaaaattagGATTAggttgaaaataaatatatttatttgttatatttaatatgccTTTCATTTTAACAAGAGgtgaaattttaaaaaccCAAAATCCTTCGATCTTATTAGAAATGATTGTTTCATGTAGTCCTATACTACTAatatcaaattttatattatcagaTAATTtatctattatattttgtacatataattctaaatttatttcttttctttcGGCTTCTTCattacaattattattcacAATTAGACCTTGAGATATTTCTGAACTACC encodes:
- a CDS encoding BEACH domain-containing protein, putative, translated to MDKGKSRCFNLLFLEEDEEYIDDMLVIMKKVEGNNSTIESRGRLRLCSRSLIFEPYNNNDDVLKFSFKKLENIKLYEIQNEIVIRTSEIVKIKTAIHGKKTRCTSQFTYDRKSRRTIGIMNNYYNDYTNEIKNIDNHNIDEHINIFEKILNNFGESEAGDVSNTALSNSQDIKSAIGNNTSVDKKGSNTSLNKYGDVSENSLSNAFLCSFKCDGASLMNKKIKLIYNIVVKIKSAIIIHEKQMEILIKEKKNRQKNLMGMGMGNENDIGGSSEISQGLIVNNNCNEEAERKEINLELYVQNIIDKLSDNIKFDISSIGLHETIISNKIEGFWVFKISPLVKMKGILNITNKYIYFQPNPNFTNKKEKKWGIEKILHVFKRIITMKPNSLEIIFDHPSKKYKSLYVEFVSYNERQIMLNVLKNIKPECLFIDDNPQFLHLVMDKWANGFITNYEYIDFLNCISGRSRKDFSQYPVFPWILSDYSSKKIDLNNEKVYRDLTKPVGCLNESRLNSLIEKMHDHEYFFGSHYSTLAYVVYFLIRIYPECQLKLQSGKFDTLSRMFVSVETTFNTALNANSSFIELIPELYENNENFLKNYLSIQTNEGNLEDVILPNWCKNANDFLTIMKNAMESNYVNKNLHEWINLIFGYKQKGQVARDNINLFHPLTYMHAILYEKLSTNYKNYKEVNQNNTSGFEKIKSNITGLQKQLLSLHPHAEQYEEDNNVENNFKHQIKSLITSMSSKALKTQLHEFGQCPYQLFKESHIQKKSNISFDINKNINNFPWYYSPVIIELLEDVYYQKKKSKKRRSSNCDSVDNSNQDYSVENSEIYNSDNDENSDKSEESDDNLHIQNRDGVTTIDEYSIDNKFDEKKKTNNYSNYFKTYLWKLEKVDNIPCNIKGVCSNDNNNICFICDNGFVKIIDWYDLLNSKNKNNKNLISLKLCDETFSCLTNINTNFIMGTINGNLIFMNTQSVIKKVDSNKQDTMKGKNKNSSKNADSDLGSLSKDDNDEDSCDGSSVCSSFDDVFNYKYCIGENEEGDSKNITQIGNNENVYNKLIKKKIHNDTISCMSYNNNYLATGSYDETIQLIDVENNFEVIQTYDNFNTSIKNIELKNKLLFTRSDEINLFDIRMPPKNVLSNVNNSSQFFKKFITPTSRNKKNYINNIINGISFGNILSMPFSNNFLHDYNKFDPLVNEYEDKNYDINLKKKVKKNMKNLIFDNSHTNGDSHLDYINKSYTHSQHLFEKKIKKNMNYVFSNRSCNIVYSSLVNDNNILCLDENKSLYFYDIRAEKWVNKFSDAINNNLKQDYNDKIVIASSYKQHLCTVNSVGKILFEPIRFSINFLDNDVASRLNVLNNTCSISNPTYINFFNSNFNSLGDSENTNPLDEQSVCSHIMFTNLNGDIEIHKKC
- a CDS encoding endoplasmic reticulum oxidoreductin, putative, which produces MKIYLISYVFPLMVYLLYTLLKDQSGFSQYNDYLISKINDALLYFNIYEIKFPSSYTNNEKILGLHIRDIEEDSRVAYEILKELTQKNYFRIFKVNLHIPCKLQKISEKCNEKTKCSVCECTEDEIPYNFRTNEVEIIHDQYAQEDLKQTFIASKLYKDILGTYDPSDEGFLSYVDLIYNSPSYTAYEGKSIWNRIYLENCFQNGENTCTEMNNFYKIISGMQSCIAALSSEYYYLKNDFVFGDMYTDNTIKNHYIKKIDYDYNISFFKDKLALYPDRIENLYFTFAILLRALCRLKPLFSQCKCNSGIKENDKDAFKLLNEFLEKQYHSCSSEEFLEPIFPNHGKEILSKFMNITSILDCVPCIKCKLHGKLKTTALQIALVEGVGHEHIGSLERNEATALINAIYHFADAILIIKKFEERLKLKKTLFMFYVVSVTLFILLVVVSVIYITIRTRHKKKIKAAKKNA